The genomic region ATATTCTCGCAATTCTTGACCAGGTTTCTCTATTCTACGATATACTTCTATTTCAATTGAAATTTCTCCAACTTCAAGAGCATCAAGCCGAGACTGGGCTATTTCGTCTAAATCAAGAGGTAGTGCCGTAGGTTGCCAACCATCAATCAGAGGCAATCCTACAAGTAAGTGTTCGTAGGAACGGCAACCATTTTCATAAACTAGGTTAGATCCAAATACAATTCCTTTGGGAACATTTTTTTCTAAAAGACTCCACAGCTTTTCAAGCCTAGACAAGTTGGCTTCCGTAGCTTCAAATTGGCGTAATGCTTCATCTAAATTACTCATACCGAAGCAGAAAAATAAGTAAATTTTGCGTTAATCCTAGCAATCAGAAGAGTAACTATTTCAGATAATAATTAGCTTCAATAACCATTGATATTAGAAGCATTTATAACTATCCTATTTGGTTCATGAGGGTAGGGCAGGCTTCCAGCTTGCGGCAGGCTAGAAGCTACATATTATTTAGAACTGTTAGAGCTGTACAACCCTCACAAAAACTTGAGCAGCCTGACTATTTAATATACTGGCTTTTGGCAGACTTATACCTCAAATCAGATGATTAAACTGATGATTAGACTGCGAATTTGCCATCTGTATCTGAAATTTGACTGTTTGGGCTGTGTCATAGCTGACATATTATTGGAAGTTAGGCTGTTAGTCTGACAAACTTTCGTAGTTTCTTTTCTTTTAACCTTATTTTTGCCATCTCAGCTAATACTCTACCAGCGTCACAATTGGCACGTCGGGCAAATTCTGTCGTCCTGCTAAATCTTGTAACTCGACAATAAACCCAAAACCAACCAAGTCGCAGCCGATTTGCTGTACTAACTTCGCCGTCGCACAGGCAGTTCCCCCAGTAGCGATCAAGTCATCGACAATTAATACTCGACTACCAGGCTGTAAGGCATCTTGATGCACTTCTAACTTATCCATGCCATACTCTAGTTCGTATTCAACCGAGTGAACCAAAGAGGGTAACTTCCCAGGTTTACGCACGGGAATGAAGCCAATGCCTAATTTATAAGCCAAAGCTGCACCAATGATAAAGCCGCGTGACTCAATCCCTACAATATATTCAGCATTTAATCCCGCACCATCCAGCTTATCAGCCAGACTATCTATGGCATGGCGCAGTCCTGCGGCATCGCGCAACAAAGTAGTAATATCTCGAAACAAAATACCAGGCTTGGGAAAATCGGGAATATCGCGAATCAGGGACTTGAGATCCATAGGTTGTCAGCGAGACTGGCTGAGTATAACGGCAACTATCTATATTGGCAGACTTAGGAAGACTTTGAAAAATCGTACACTAGAATTCCAGATGTTTTAAATTGTTACGTACGATCGCTAATTTCAACCGAAAATCAGGGAAACCTTCTATCAGTGACCAGTGACCAGTAATTTCTCCCTTGTCCCCCTTGTCTCCCTTGTCCCCCTCTTCCCTACTCCCTACTCCCTGCTCCCTGCTCCCTTCTATGCTAAAAGTAGACAGTCAGTCGCCAATTTTGCCAATCTAGTGAAGGCTGGTTTTAGTTATTTACCCGTATATCTTTGGTTAAGATGAATGTCTCCGCAAGCGCGAATCCGTTAGATAGTTCAACCGTCCCATCCCTCCCCCTGATGCTGGAAAGTTTACCTAACCCACCTGTTGATGAAAGGGCGTGTCCTCAAAGGGTGAGGTTGCAAATTGATTTGATGTTACTGGCGATTGAAGCCCTAGAACTTGGTGGTTCGGAATTATTCTTGGCAATAGCGCAGGAGCTAGAACTACAAGATATTGTCAAAAATCGGGTAAACTTGTGGCGAATGCGCTGTACGAACCCATTGAGGCGATCGCACGCTCGGCGCGACCTCAGTTTGCTAGAAGCTAAAGCACTCGTCGTTATCGCCGCCGATTTAGCCCGCAGGTTGACAGCTGTGATTCGACAGTTGCTATTGACATATCAGCAAATGCGTGACAAGCAAATTCCCCTCGAACAGAATTTACGGCTATCTCATTATCTCGAAAGGTTTCGATCGCATTTTCGCAGTCGGATGAATCCTCGTCGTTCTGGGGTACTAGCTTACAATTCCCCCGAAAAGTTGGATGAACTAGCACTGACACTGCTGCAACAATTGCTATTTTGTACGGGGACAGCAGGAATGCAGCGATTGTGGATCAGTTTGTTTGATGGGGAAGTAGAATGACGACGATTCAGCGCAAGTACAGCCTGCCCAATTGCACGCTAGTTTTAGAAGGATTGAGCGATCGCCCGACCGATTCTCAATCTCTCGATGGGCGACCCGTACTCACAATTTTGACCTATGTTGAGTGTCAGCTGATCCAGGCAAAACAAACCTTGACTGGTGGTAGAGATTTTTTTGAAAGTTTGGTTACAGCTGTTAGCGGTTACGCCCAAGAATTTTTGAGTCACGTCACGCACCCAGAAGCGCACAACAAAGAATCTAGCTTGGTACATCTGCAAAAAATCGATCGCGATCGTCATCGTTTGATCGTCCAGCCAGAAAGTCATAAAGAATCAGAGGCAAAT from Chroococcidiopsis sp. SAG 2025 harbors:
- a CDS encoding adenine phosphoribosyltransferase, encoding MDLKSLIRDIPDFPKPGILFRDITTLLRDAAGLRHAIDSLADKLDGAGLNAEYIVGIESRGFIIGAALAYKLGIGFIPVRKPGKLPSLVHSVEYELEYGMDKLEVHQDALQPGSRVLIVDDLIATGGTACATAKLVQQIGCDLVGFGFIVELQDLAGRQNLPDVPIVTLVEY
- a CDS encoding DUF3038 domain-containing protein — encoded protein: MNVSASANPLDSSTVPSLPLMLESLPNPPVDERACPQRVRLQIDLMLLAIEALELGGSELFLAIAQELELQDIVKNRVNLWRMRCTNPLRRSHARRDLSLLEAKALVVIAADLARRLTAVIRQLLLTYQQMRDKQIPLEQNLRLSHYLERFRSHFRSRMNPRRSGVLAYNSPEKLDELALTLLQQLLFCTGTAGMQRLWISLFDGEVE